The window CCATATATTTCAACTGGGTGCTTTttgaagaaattataaattaCCGTAGTTTAGCATAAACACCTGCTGATACTGTTTCTGAATATTTACATGAATATTGATCATTGAGCTCTTACTATCTTTCAATGTGAATGCTTTAAGTGCTTGTAGACATTTTCTACACTGTGAAATTGTATGTCCGTAGCTAGAATCTTTGTAAGAGAGCTCTCACTGCTTTAAAGTCAAATAAACCTAGAAAATAAGcagaggaattatttttaaacaccATTTACTGGTATATAAATGCAGATTATAGAGAGATGAACTTAAGGATAACTCATGTTGCTCATAAAGTTGTCATAGTCATGGTTACAATTATGCAAATTGGCAcaggcttttgttgttgttatagtaCTGCAAACACAGTTTAAGATGTTAAGACCCTTTAAATCATTTATAATTATGGACTAATTTCATCTTGAAGGAAGAAGTGATAATATTCTTATCTCCCATCATTTAAAGGTGAAACGTACCTCAAAGCAGTGGAGATTGTGCCCTACAAAAGACAACGTGCTTAAAGCAGATTTTCTCAGGACTTGAGTTCTAAATTTCGCTGCTTCAGGGACTCATATGATGGCTATGTAGTATAGATTTAGAGAGAGTTTTAAAGACTCCTGTTGACATAGGTGAACAGAATGGTTCCTTGGAAACCGTTTAGATGTCCAGTCACAGTAAGTGTGGATTACAGGTTCAGATGCATATTGTGTGAAGTGACATGGAGCAGAGTGCTTGGAGAAGCCTGTGGTctctattatgaacagtgctttCTTCTAGTGTTTTAATGActgttgttttaaaagaaaaaaaatcagcattgaAACTATCTGGAAGGTAAAGCTCCTGAAACCTAACCCAAAAGGCATGCTCTCATCGAAAACTCTTCTTAGTACTTGCAGTGCGGTGATAGCTGAGGACATGTGGTATATATTACAGTGCCAGGGAATTCAGACCTCTGCAGTGTGGAGTCACCATGAAAGGCTAATCTAAAAATGAAGTGGTAGCTTTGCTCGCATCATAACTCTGTTACTTACTGGTGCTTCCTATTAGCTTGACATTAGTCTAGTCTTCTTTGGGTGAgatagaagaaatggaaattcaAAGGGGACCACAGCAGGGGATATATGGGCTGCCAACCCCTCCCCTAGCAATCCCTCCAGCCTGTACTCAGCATTTCTCTCTGGGCATGACAAAGTCTTACAGAGTCATTGCAAAAAGGGCTAAAGGCAGAGCTGTCCATGGTTAGGAAAAAAACGTTCAAACTGTTGGTCGAAAATCAGGTAATAACAGTCTTCTTAGTGAACAAAACTTATTAGAGGGCTAGGGAAGGAATGCTATCTCTcagcagcaggcaggaagaaatTGCTGTTGAAAAGCTTACCTCTCTAGGGAGGAATCAGATAGCAGACTTCGCCAAGCCTCAGGTCCAACCCATAAGGTCCCACctacaccccccacccccctccccatcccagcTTTGTTAGATTGCTAGCATCGATCGCTGGCTTTTTCTGACCCAACAGTGGGTGAAGGAAAGACACTGAAAGCCGGCAAGGTGGGGGTAGAAGAAGACTGGGACAGCTTttgtagagaaagaaagaaaaaggaagaaaacggGTGGGGGCCATGGGGACTAGGCTTAACTGATGCCTGCCTGCCTCTTTTTGATTTGATGGCCTTTATTCCTTCTAATTGGATAAAATAGGAAGTCACTGGCAGTCCTGTGTGGCTGGGGATACTGATTTTACTCAGACCAGCCTGCAGCTCTAGAGTGTGGATAgagagtggggagtggggggttggaagagggggaggaaagagagagaggagagagagaggacggGCTTGgatgaagaagggaaagaaagagagagactgaagCAGAGAAGAGCCGCAGAGGAAGAAAGTGAATGAGCACTCAAGAAGGACAAAGAGGAGTAGtcgggggtggggtggaggcagGGCGGGGAAGGGAGTGACCGCCCCTCCTGGCTGCACTCTTGCCTCCGGAGCCCTCTGATCCTGTTTGCAGTGATGCTCCGAGGGCAGGCACCTGCTGCTCTGTAATGATTCAGCCCCTTTCAGCCGTCGTCGCGTTAACACAACAGGATGCTGTTGCTATTGTCACTACTGCCTCTcctgccgccgccgctgctgccgccgccgccaccgccgctgGTCCTCCTTCTGCTTTTACTTCTCCTGCATGACAGTTGTTTTCTTCATCTGAGCAGACACCAGCTTCAGATGCTCGAGGTGAGAAACATGCCTTTCAGTTTGGGCTACTGGTTTACTTAATTAACCAGCCGGCAGCTCCGTCGATCTATTTTGGTCCCTGTCCTCTTGACGAGCCCGGGATGGTTTGGAGTAAcgtttaaaagaactagaaaagtggCCCAGAAACAGCAGTTTAAAGAATTATAACGATATACTCTGATTTTGTAGTTGCTAGGAGCTTTTCTTCCCCCCTTGCATCTTCCTGAACTCTTCTTGATTTTGATAATGGCCTTGGACTTGGACGATTTATCGATTTCCCCCTGTAAGATGCTGTATCATTTGGTTGGGGGGGCCTCTGCGTGGTAATGGACCGTGAGAGCGGCCAGGCCTTCTTCTGGAGGTGAGCCGATGGAGATTTATTCCCCAGACATGTCTGAGGTCGCCGCCGAGAGGTCCTCTAGCCCCTCCACTCAGCTGAGTGCAGACCCATCTCTTGATGGGCTTCCGGCAGCAGAAGACATGCCAGATCCCCAGACTGAAGATGGGAGAACCCCTGGACTCGTGGGCCTGGCCGTGCCCTGCTGTGTGTGCCTAGAAGCTGAGCGCCTGAGAGGTTGCCTCAACTCAGAGAAAATCTGCATTGTCCCCATCCTGGCTTGCCTGgtcagcctctgcctctgcatTGCCGGACTCAAGTGGGTATTCGTGGACAAGATCTTTGAGTATGACTCTCCTACTCACCTTGACCCTGGGGGATTAGGCCAGGACCCTATTATTTCTCTGGACCCAACTGCTGCCTCAGCTGTGTGGGTGTCGTCTGAGGCATATACTTCACCTGTCTCTAGGGCTCAATCTGAAAGCAAGGTTCAAGTTACAGTGCAAGGTGACAAGGCTCTTGTCTCCTTTGAACCATCAGCGGCACCGACACCGAAGAATcgtatttttgccttttctttcttgccGTCCACTGCACCATCCTTCCCTTCACCCACCCGGAACCCTGAGGTGAGAACGCCCAAGTCAGCAACTCAGCCACAAACAACAGAAACTAATCTCCAAACTGCTCCTAAACTTTgtaagtaagagagagagagagagagagagagagatgatgatgatgatgatgatgatgatgatgaagaagaaTAAAGGAAAGGGGTGGGTTTGAGGTCCCCAAAGGATGTTTCCCTTTCTTCTTGCATTTTAGTTGCCTGGTTTTGTTTAAGCAAAGCATGTGTTTGAGACACTTGGGCTGGCATTGAAGGGCTGAGTAAAATGATCTTGCAAACTCCGGGTCTGAACCAGTGTTGTGAACAGCAGCTCTCTCTAGCCACATTGTTCAGTCTGGTACCGGGAATGCAAAACTTCAGCATCTGCAAGTCATG of the Chlorocebus sabaeus isolate Y175 chromosome 8, mChlSab1.0.hap1, whole genome shotgun sequence genome contains:
- the LOC140712189 gene encoding uncharacterized protein; protein product: MLLLLSLLPLLPPPLLPPPPPPLVLLLLLLLLHDSCFLHLSRHQLQMLEVRNMPFSLGYWFT
- the NRG1 gene encoding pro-neuregulin-1, membrane-bound isoform isoform X17; this encodes MEIYSPDMSEVAAERSSSPSTQLSADPSLDGLPAAEDMPDPQTEDGRTPGLVGLAVPCCVCLEAERLRGCLNSEKICIVPILACLVSLCLCIAGLKWVFVDKIFEYDSPTHLDPGGLGQDPIISLDPTAASAVWVSSEAYTSPVSRAQSESKVQVTVQGDKALVSFEPSAAPTPKNRIFAFSFLPSTAPSFPSPTRNPEVRTPKSATQPQTTETNLQTAPKLSTSTSTTGTSHLVKCAEKEKTFCVNGGECFMVKDLSNPSRYLCKCPNEFTGDRCQNYVMASFYSTSTPFLSLPE